A genomic region of Hyalangium minutum contains the following coding sequences:
- a CDS encoding ATP-binding protein gives MKPSILLISGAPQVRSLQKLALESQGWQVQEADTVAAITAWGPRPDVIVLEASTPLEGLATEDAPRRALEALGVPLLVMASAAEQEQLTRQKLRAVYLGYPLSLGGLLEAVRMVLPISALSPDGTQSPTVLVADDDPVSRKLLMLLLAPFHFNVLLATDGTAALELARRRKPDAVLADVLMPGLDGFRLCLALRKEPRLTHVPVLLTHIGTPDELDLRMAQNVGANGFVRRTQEGDEILGALLRELRHGGFSPAAAEQSPSVDEHLHGMVRRLERQVGLLTQAERAVSESEERYRLIVSGSFDGVWDWDLRRRSFWCSPRLLEMLGLEPEDFLGTYEGFVERLHPEDRDAVVNALSTHLEHGTPYDASFRLRHADGSYRTCMGRGRAQRDVSGRPVRMAGIIDDVTERLRLLRETQEAVRTRDEFLSVAAHELRTPLTALRLRLQGVNQALRAEGPWSPERISQALGSADRQVGRLASLVDTLLDVSQLHSQAPRLQLEEVDLASVVRDAVEHSEHEAVRLGCRLVLASLPSTLGRWDRVRMTQVIRHLLANAMKFGPGKPVEVVLQSESDTAVLEVRDHGIGIAPERVEGLFQRFERAVSVRHYGGLGLGLYRVRRIVEAHGGAVTVDSVPGQGATFRVHLPRAGAVRAALLPVQA, from the coding sequence ATGAAGCCCTCCATCCTCCTCATCTCGGGTGCGCCCCAAGTCCGATCCCTTCAGAAACTCGCGTTGGAGAGCCAAGGCTGGCAGGTGCAGGAGGCGGACACTGTCGCGGCCATCACCGCGTGGGGGCCTCGGCCGGACGTCATCGTGCTGGAGGCGAGCACGCCCCTGGAGGGGCTGGCCACCGAGGATGCTCCTCGAAGGGCGCTGGAGGCGCTGGGTGTTCCGCTGCTGGTGATGGCGTCCGCCGCCGAGCAGGAGCAGCTGACGCGGCAGAAGCTGCGCGCCGTCTACCTGGGCTACCCGCTGTCTCTCGGCGGGCTGCTGGAGGCGGTGCGCATGGTGCTGCCGATCTCGGCCCTGTCTCCCGATGGCACGCAGAGCCCCACCGTGCTCGTCGCCGATGATGATCCGGTCTCGCGCAAGCTGCTGATGCTGTTGCTGGCTCCCTTCCACTTCAACGTGCTGCTGGCCACCGATGGAACGGCGGCCCTGGAGCTGGCCCGGCGGCGCAAGCCGGACGCCGTGCTCGCGGATGTGCTGATGCCGGGGCTGGATGGCTTCCGGCTCTGCCTGGCGCTGCGCAAGGAGCCCCGGCTGACCCACGTGCCCGTGCTCCTCACGCACATTGGCACGCCGGACGAGCTGGACCTGCGCATGGCGCAGAACGTGGGCGCCAACGGCTTCGTGCGCCGCACCCAGGAGGGCGATGAGATTCTCGGCGCGCTCCTGCGTGAGCTTCGCCACGGTGGCTTCTCGCCCGCGGCCGCGGAGCAGAGCCCCTCGGTGGACGAGCACCTGCACGGCATGGTGCGGCGCTTGGAGCGCCAGGTGGGCCTGCTCACCCAGGCCGAGCGCGCCGTCAGCGAGAGCGAGGAGCGCTACCGCCTCATCGTCTCCGGCTCCTTCGACGGCGTCTGGGACTGGGATCTGCGCCGCCGCTCGTTCTGGTGCAGCCCGCGCCTGCTGGAGATGCTGGGCCTGGAGCCAGAGGACTTCCTGGGCACCTATGAGGGCTTCGTGGAGCGGCTGCACCCGGAGGACCGGGATGCGGTGGTGAACGCCCTCTCCACGCACCTGGAGCACGGCACCCCGTATGACGCGTCCTTCCGGCTGCGGCACGCCGATGGCAGCTACCGCACGTGCATGGGCCGTGGGCGGGCACAGCGGGACGTCTCGGGGCGGCCGGTGCGCATGGCCGGCATCATCGACGACGTCACCGAGCGGCTCCGCCTGCTGCGGGAGACGCAGGAGGCCGTGCGCACCCGCGACGAGTTCCTCAGCGTGGCGGCCCACGAGCTGCGCACGCCGCTCACGGCGCTGCGGCTGCGGCTCCAGGGCGTGAACCAGGCGCTGCGCGCGGAGGGGCCCTGGTCCCCGGAGAGAATCTCCCAGGCCCTGGGGTCCGCGGACCGGCAGGTGGGGCGGCTGGCCAGTCTGGTGGACACCTTGCTGGACGTGTCCCAGCTGCACAGCCAGGCGCCGCGGCTCCAGCTGGAGGAAGTGGATCTCGCCTCGGTGGTGCGCGATGCGGTGGAGCACTCGGAGCATGAGGCCGTGCGCTTGGGTTGCCGGCTGGTGCTCGCCTCGCTGCCGAGCACCCTGGGGAGGTGGGATCGGGTCCGCATGACGCAGGTCATCCGGCACCTGCTGGCCAACGCCATGAAGTTCGGGCCCGGTAAGCCGGTGGAGGTGGTGCTCCAGTCCGAGTCCGACACGGCGGTGCTCGAGGTGAGGGACCACGGCATCGGCATTGCCCCCGAGCGCGTGGAGGGGCTCTTCCAGCGCTTCGAGCGGGCTGTCTCGGTGAGGCACTACGGTGGGTTGGGCTTGGGGCTGTACCGCGTGCGCCGCATCGTCGAGGCCCACGGCGGCGCGGTGACGGTGGACAGCGTGCCGGGCCAGGGCGCTACCTTCCGCGTCCACCTGCCCCGGGCGGGGGCCGTCCGTGCGGCCCTCCTGCCCGTGCAGGCCTGA
- a CDS encoding DUF2231 domain-containing protein: protein MKMLLHELHPAMVHAPLALLPTATAADLIATLSGDKSWAKVGRRLWVAGTVGALFSGLAGLAASQEVKLNEPRARDMVFIHGLGNAVISLGAVGMTLWRLRHPPSLGQTLIGLMANAAAVYTASLGGKVVYDMGVGINSMPPEASAGTLKGPPLLSAEAPKALLRDGLQGMRWLIRRAKSLFSGAQPLTSGSAGFGPAYEVPPTPELVLEHDTTGGMVEQSRH from the coding sequence ATGAAGATGCTGTTGCACGAACTGCACCCAGCCATGGTCCATGCTCCGCTTGCGCTGCTGCCGACGGCGACAGCGGCCGATTTGATTGCCACCCTCAGCGGCGACAAGTCCTGGGCCAAGGTGGGACGGCGGCTGTGGGTAGCGGGCACGGTCGGCGCCCTCTTCTCGGGGCTGGCCGGGCTGGCCGCCTCGCAGGAGGTGAAGCTCAACGAGCCGCGCGCCCGTGACATGGTGTTCATCCATGGGCTCGGCAATGCCGTCATCTCGCTGGGCGCGGTGGGCATGACGCTGTGGCGGCTGCGCCATCCTCCTTCGCTCGGACAGACCTTGATCGGGCTGATGGCCAACGCGGCGGCGGTCTACACCGCCTCCCTGGGGGGCAAGGTGGTCTACGATATGGGCGTGGGCATCAACTCGATGCCTCCCGAGGCTTCGGCCGGCACGCTGAAGGGCCCGCCGCTCTTGTCCGCCGAGGCCCCCAAGGCGCTGCTGCGGGATGGGCTCCAGGGCATGCGCTGGCTGATCCGCCGCGCGAAGAGCCTCTTCTCCGGTGCGCAGCCGCTGACCTCGGGCTCCGCGGGCTTCGGCCCCGCGTACGAGGTGCCTCCGACGCCGGAGCTGGTGCTGGAGCACGACACCACCGGTGGCATGGTGGAGCAGTCGCGCCACTGA
- a CDS encoding alpha/beta hydrolase, translated as MDTLSVDRIVFPVTLSDGNTYSLVGYLYFRETWRNRPLQVALHGGNYNHKYWDIPRINGHDYSYAEFMARQGHAVLALDLLGSGTSSRPDADFLSFQEMGSAVHQVLASLRNGTHPHGYVFQKLVLVGHSLGAALATYVQGTYRDADAVVTTGVVFVDYQRPLDPELIKERAKDPYFKLPSELRGTAFHRASSTEPAVIAYDRAHLDDFIPRGYALTVFPFISDPAVTRVNQVTSPVLVQLGEFDPLAPGSLAEQELACWSSASKRSVQVIRGVGHSFNAHLANQSSWTGIHRWLSETLPQQ; from the coding sequence ATGGACACGCTCTCGGTCGACCGGATCGTCTTCCCGGTCACGCTCTCGGATGGCAACACCTACTCTCTGGTGGGGTACCTGTACTTCCGTGAGACCTGGCGCAACCGGCCTCTCCAGGTGGCCCTCCACGGAGGCAACTACAACCACAAGTACTGGGACATCCCGCGGATCAACGGGCACGACTACTCGTATGCCGAGTTCATGGCCCGCCAGGGCCACGCGGTCCTCGCGCTCGATCTGCTCGGCAGCGGCACCAGCAGCAGGCCGGACGCGGACTTCCTCTCGTTCCAGGAGATGGGGAGCGCCGTCCACCAGGTGCTGGCCAGCTTGCGCAATGGCACCCACCCCCACGGCTATGTGTTCCAGAAATTGGTGCTCGTGGGGCACTCGCTCGGAGCGGCACTCGCGACGTACGTCCAGGGGACCTACCGCGACGCGGATGCCGTGGTGACCACGGGCGTGGTGTTCGTGGACTACCAGCGGCCGCTCGATCCCGAGCTCATCAAGGAGCGCGCGAAGGATCCGTACTTCAAGCTGCCGTCCGAGCTGAGGGGCACGGCGTTTCACCGGGCCTCCAGCACCGAGCCCGCCGTGATTGCCTATGACCGCGCGCACCTCGATGACTTCATCCCTCGGGGCTATGCCCTCACTGTCTTTCCGTTCATCTCCGACCCCGCAGTGACCCGTGTGAACCAGGTCACCTCTCCCGTGCTGGTGCAGCTCGGCGAGTTTGATCCGCTCGCGCCGGGCTCCCTGGCCGAGCAGGAGCTGGCCTGCTGGTCCAGCGCATCCAAGCGCTCCGTTCAGGTCATCCGAGGCGTGGGCCACAGCTTCAACGCGCACCTCGCCAACCAGAGCAGCTGGACTGGAATCCACCGGTGGCTCTCCGAGACGTTGCCCCAGCAGTGA
- a CDS encoding sigma-54-dependent Fis family transcriptional regulator — MRLEDLDIHALLELDPEGGMVRFAGQRALILDAVAMGLLRKQLLDTLGPSAARVIFTRFSFAHGWRMAEALCSRFTWDSARDWRFAGGLIHTLQGLIRLAPGAEDPFSPEGATMEASYEAEQHLLHAGRSDTPVCWTLCGFASGYLSRVEGERIYVLEDRCIGRGDAVCHFHAKTREGWGATLEPHLPFFEQEGLEVALRQVTAELVRAERELAERKKALARSPREPELPSGMVARSPAMRRVIELARRVAPVDSTVLITGESGVGKERVARLIHEESSRASGPFLAINCAALAETLLESELFGHARGAFTGAVRDRPGLLEAASGGTLLLDEVGEMPPSVQVKLLRALQERQIRRVGENRDRPIRVRVLAATHRTLAREVEAGHFRKDLFYRLRVVELAVPPLRERREDLLPLARSLLASAAERMGRPVPSLTPQAADQLARYDWPGNVRELENAMERAVALAQGRRVDWEDLPEDIRGALPGPTLSGGGVRTLEEIERDYILAALEHHGGNQTVTARQLGIGAATLYRKLKQYGALARDRETKASGRR; from the coding sequence ATGCGGCTGGAGGACCTCGACATCCACGCGCTGCTGGAGCTCGACCCGGAGGGCGGCATGGTTCGCTTCGCGGGACAGCGCGCGCTCATCCTCGACGCCGTGGCCATGGGCCTGCTCCGCAAGCAGCTCCTGGACACGCTAGGGCCCTCGGCGGCTCGGGTCATCTTCACGCGCTTCAGCTTCGCGCACGGCTGGCGCATGGCCGAGGCCCTGTGCTCGCGCTTCACCTGGGACAGCGCCCGGGATTGGCGCTTCGCGGGTGGCCTCATCCACACGCTCCAGGGGCTCATCCGCCTGGCTCCCGGCGCGGAGGACCCCTTCTCCCCAGAAGGCGCCACGATGGAGGCCTCCTATGAGGCGGAGCAGCACTTGCTGCACGCGGGGCGCTCGGACACGCCGGTCTGCTGGACGCTCTGCGGCTTCGCCAGCGGCTATCTCAGCCGCGTCGAGGGCGAGCGCATCTACGTCCTGGAAGACCGCTGCATCGGGCGCGGGGACGCGGTCTGTCACTTCCACGCGAAGACCCGGGAGGGCTGGGGAGCCACCCTGGAGCCGCACCTGCCCTTCTTCGAGCAGGAGGGGCTCGAGGTGGCGCTGCGCCAGGTCACCGCGGAGCTGGTCCGAGCCGAGCGGGAGCTTGCCGAGCGGAAGAAGGCCCTGGCGCGGTCGCCTCGGGAGCCCGAGCTGCCTTCCGGCATGGTGGCCCGCAGCCCGGCGATGCGGCGGGTGATCGAGCTGGCTCGGCGCGTGGCCCCCGTGGACTCGACCGTGCTCATCACCGGAGAGAGTGGCGTGGGCAAGGAGCGGGTGGCGCGGCTCATCCACGAGGAGTCCTCGCGCGCATCCGGGCCGTTCCTGGCCATCAACTGCGCAGCCCTCGCGGAGACGCTTCTGGAGAGCGAGCTCTTTGGCCACGCGCGCGGCGCCTTCACGGGCGCGGTGCGCGACAGGCCCGGCCTGCTGGAGGCCGCGAGCGGTGGGACGTTGCTCCTGGATGAGGTGGGCGAGATGCCACCCTCCGTTCAGGTCAAGCTGCTGCGTGCGCTGCAGGAGCGGCAGATCCGCCGCGTGGGAGAGAACCGGGACCGGCCCATCCGGGTCCGCGTGCTGGCGGCCACCCACCGCACGCTGGCGCGCGAGGTGGAGGCTGGCCACTTCCGGAAGGATCTCTTCTACCGGCTGCGGGTCGTCGAGCTCGCCGTGCCGCCTCTGCGCGAGCGGCGGGAGGATCTCCTGCCCCTGGCGCGTTCGCTGCTCGCCAGCGCGGCCGAGCGGATGGGACGGCCGGTGCCCTCGCTCACGCCGCAAGCCGCGGATCAGCTCGCCCGGTACGACTGGCCCGGCAATGTCCGGGAGCTGGAGAACGCCATGGAGCGTGCCGTCGCCCTGGCCCAGGGCCGCCGTGTCGATTGGGAGGACCTGCCCGAGGACATCCGGGGCGCATTGCCAGGGCCCACCCTCTCCGGAGGCGGAGTCCGCACGCTGGAGGAGATCGAGCGGGACTACATCCTGGCCGCGCTGGAACACCATGGTGGGAATCAGACCGTGACGGCGCGGCAGCTCGGCATCGGTGCTGCCACGCTGTACAGGAAGCTTAAGCAGTATGGCGCTCTGGCTCGAGACAGAGAGACAAAGGCTTCAGGCCGGCGGTGA
- a CDS encoding S41 family peptidase, with product MRAKIVDRVSAALNENYVFPDVAKKMEAGLRQKLKAGAYDKIANSAELAEVLTRDLREVSKDKHLSVRYAPSKPPDLDEDAAKDPAVREKIRNELASVNFGFEKVERLAGNVGYLDLRGFIGAEFGGETAVATMNFLGNSDAVIIDLRKNGGGDPSMVQFITSYFFEESTHLNSFYIRKGNTTKQFWTSAHVAGKRMANVPVYVLTSSRTFSAAEEFTYNLKNLKRATIVGETTGGGAHPVNAHFLADVHLLAFIPFGRAVNPITGTNWEGTGIAPDIQVPADKALVTAHQDALKKLQNQAKDEARKQQLSWSLQKVEAQANPVTLTAEVLKSFAGSYGSRTLKYENGSLWYERQQTGLKVRAVPMTADTLMLDDGMDILRLRIEKDASGKVTGLTALYDDGHADKSPRTGG from the coding sequence ATGCGCGCGAAGATCGTGGACCGCGTCTCGGCGGCGCTGAACGAGAACTACGTGTTCCCGGACGTGGCGAAGAAGATGGAGGCGGGCCTCCGCCAGAAGCTGAAGGCGGGCGCCTACGACAAGATCGCCAACTCGGCTGAGCTGGCGGAGGTGCTGACTCGCGACCTGCGCGAGGTGAGCAAGGACAAGCACTTGAGCGTCCGCTACGCACCCTCGAAGCCCCCGGATCTGGACGAAGACGCAGCCAAGGATCCCGCCGTGCGCGAGAAGATCCGCAATGAGCTGGCGTCCGTGAACTTCGGCTTCGAGAAGGTCGAGCGGCTGGCCGGCAACGTGGGCTACCTGGACCTGAGAGGCTTCATCGGCGCGGAGTTCGGGGGCGAGACGGCCGTGGCCACCATGAACTTCCTGGGCAACTCGGATGCGGTGATCATCGACCTGCGCAAGAACGGCGGTGGCGATCCATCGATGGTGCAGTTCATCACCAGCTACTTCTTCGAAGAATCGACGCACCTCAACAGCTTCTACATCCGCAAGGGGAACACCACGAAGCAGTTCTGGACCTCGGCACACGTGGCCGGCAAGCGGATGGCGAATGTCCCGGTGTACGTGCTCACCAGCTCGCGCACCTTCTCGGCGGCTGAGGAGTTCACCTACAACCTGAAGAACCTCAAGCGCGCCACCATCGTGGGAGAGACGACCGGCGGCGGTGCGCATCCGGTCAACGCCCACTTCCTCGCGGACGTGCACCTGCTGGCGTTCATTCCATTTGGCCGCGCGGTGAACCCCATCACCGGCACCAACTGGGAGGGCACGGGCATTGCGCCGGACATCCAGGTTCCTGCGGACAAGGCGCTCGTGACCGCCCACCAGGATGCGCTGAAGAAGCTGCAGAACCAAGCCAAGGACGAGGCACGGAAGCAACAGCTGTCGTGGTCGCTCCAGAAGGTGGAGGCGCAAGCCAACCCGGTGACGCTGACCGCCGAGGTGCTCAAGAGCTTCGCGGGGAGCTACGGTTCACGCACGCTGAAGTATGAGAACGGCTCGCTCTGGTACGAGCGGCAGCAGACCGGGCTGAAGGTCCGGGCGGTTCCGATGACTGCGGACACCCTCATGCTCGACGATGGCATGGACATCCTTCGTCTCCGTATCGAGAAAGACGCCTCGGGCAAGGTAACCGGGCTGACCGCGCTGTACGACGACGGCCACGCCGACAAGTCTCCGCGCACCGGCGGCTGA
- a CDS encoding DUF6310 domain-containing protein, with protein MTEERRRSECEPIPVPHAGEDDPHDACADTFPPNRYPGMDVLVGGVRFDALQVGVRVLWEIKTHRFDTYPDFIRGRTILKQMPLLLGERDIAERCGYGFVIGVSTEEHKAALLYEEPTLNIVVTGCKR; from the coding sequence GTGACGGAGGAGCGCCGCCGTTCTGAGTGCGAGCCCATCCCGGTGCCGCACGCGGGCGAGGATGATCCGCATGACGCGTGCGCCGACACGTTTCCGCCGAACCGTTATCCCGGAATGGACGTGCTCGTGGGCGGAGTGCGCTTCGATGCTCTGCAAGTCGGCGTCCGTGTACTGTGGGAGATCAAGACCCATCGGTTTGACACGTACCCTGACTTTATCCGGGGGCGGACGATCCTGAAACAGATGCCGTTGCTGCTGGGTGAGCGGGACATCGCGGAGAGATGTGGCTATGGCTTCGTGATCGGCGTGAGCACCGAAGAGCACAAAGCCGCGCTGCTGTATGAAGAACCCACACTCAATATCGTCGTCACGGGATGCAAACGATGA